A genomic stretch from Acidobacteriota bacterium includes:
- the hemB gene encoding porphobilinogen synthase, which yields MKSVEATVPGRVRPRRLRHGALMRAMVRETRLHPSQLIMPHFVLPTDEGREPIASMPGIERMGRTELLRRIEADAKLGVRNVLIFGLAAEGEKDPRGTASSHAEGAVPRAVQEIKKHFGDDLLVITDVCLCAYTDHGHCGFLDEHGEVLNDPSLAQLAAMAVAHAQAGADVVAPSDMMDGRVAALRDALDEAGCETTAILSYSVKYASAYYGPFRDAADSAPGKGDRQGYQMDVANVQEAVREALLDVEEGADMLMVKPALAYLDVIRAVREATRLPLAAYNVSGEYSAVKAAAERGWLDEGRIVRENLLAMARAGADLLITYHARQALEEGWL from the coding sequence ATGAAGTCCGTCGAAGCAACCGTTCCGGGAAGAGTCCGCCCTCGCCGCCTGCGCCACGGCGCCCTGATGCGCGCCATGGTGCGGGAAACGCGGCTCCACCCCTCCCAACTCATCATGCCCCACTTCGTGCTGCCCACCGACGAGGGCCGTGAGCCCATCGCCTCGATGCCGGGCATCGAGCGCATGGGGCGCACCGAGCTGCTGCGCCGCATAGAAGCGGACGCCAAGCTGGGCGTGCGCAACGTGCTGATCTTCGGCCTGGCGGCGGAGGGTGAAAAGGACCCCCGCGGTACGGCTTCCTCCCATGCGGAGGGCGCGGTCCCGCGGGCCGTGCAGGAAATCAAGAAGCACTTCGGTGACGACCTGCTGGTCATTACCGATGTCTGCCTGTGCGCCTACACCGACCACGGCCACTGCGGCTTCCTCGACGAGCACGGCGAGGTGCTCAACGACCCCTCCCTGGCGCAGCTCGCGGCGATGGCCGTGGCCCACGCCCAGGCGGGGGCCGACGTGGTGGCGCCCTCCGACATGATGGACGGACGGGTCGCCGCCCTGCGGGACGCCCTCGACGAGGCAGGCTGCGAGACGACGGCGATCCTCTCCTACTCGGTGAAGTACGCCTCGGCCTATTACGGCCCCTTCCGCGACGCCGCCGACTCGGCCCCCGGCAAGGGCGACCGCCAGGGCTACCAGATGGACGTGGCCAACGTGCAGGAGGCGGTGCGCGAAGCCCTGCTCGACGTGGAGGAGGGCGCCGACATGCTGATGGTCAAACCCGCCCTGGCCTACCTGGACGTGATCCGCGCCGTGCGGGAGGCGACCCGCCTGCCCCTGGCGGCCTACAACGTCTCGGGCGAGTACTCCGCGGTGAAGGCCGCCGCCGAGAGAGGCTGGCTCGACGAGGGCCGCATCGTGCGCGAGAACCTGCTGGCCATGGCCCGGGCCGGAGCCGACTTGCTGATCACCTACCACGCCAGGCAGGCGCTCGAGGAGGGCTGGCTTTGA
- the hemL gene encoding glutamate-1-semialdehyde 2,1-aminomutase: MSTTKSNAQLFERACRVLPGGVSSPVRAYRAVGGTPRVIVRGEGAEVVDAEGRRYLDFIGSWGPLIAGHAREEVVAAVTKAVRQGSSFGAPCLAEVELAERVVGFYPGIEQVRFVSSGTEATMSAIRLARGATGRDLIVKFSGCYHGHADHLLVAAGSGLATFGEPASAGVPRAFAELTRVLPLDDPRAVQELFAKEGESIAAVILEPVPANNGLLVPAPGYLEGLRELTSRHGALLIFDEVITGFRVAPGGVAQRSGVTPDLVTFGKVIGGGLPVGAFGARRGLMQHLAPDGPVYQAGTLSGNPLAMAAGLAALDVMAANNGWRQLEEIGRQLDEHLAPVLARAPFPITLVRLGSIFWLALGAESAPRSAEQIPEKGAELFKPLFAGLLERGIMIAPSAYEVGFLSLAHREEHVERLAGALAEIFAAWPGE; this comes from the coding sequence TTGAGCACCACCAAGAGCAACGCCCAGCTCTTCGAGCGGGCCTGTCGCGTCCTTCCCGGCGGTGTCTCCTCGCCGGTGCGCGCCTATCGTGCCGTGGGCGGCACGCCGCGGGTGATCGTTCGCGGTGAGGGCGCCGAGGTGGTCGACGCCGAGGGGCGCCGCTACCTCGACTTCATCGGTTCCTGGGGCCCCCTGATCGCCGGTCACGCCCGGGAGGAAGTGGTGGCTGCCGTCACGAAGGCCGTCCGCCAGGGTTCGTCTTTCGGCGCCCCCTGCCTGGCCGAGGTCGAGCTGGCCGAGCGGGTCGTGGGCTTCTATCCGGGCATCGAACAGGTGCGTTTCGTCTCCTCGGGCACCGAGGCGACCATGAGCGCCATTCGCCTGGCCCGAGGCGCGACGGGGCGCGACCTGATCGTCAAGTTCTCCGGCTGCTACCACGGCCACGCGGACCACCTGCTCGTGGCGGCAGGCTCGGGACTGGCCACCTTCGGCGAGCCCGCCTCGGCGGGAGTTCCCCGGGCCTTCGCCGAGCTGACCCGCGTGCTGCCCCTCGACGACCCGCGGGCGGTGCAGGAACTCTTCGCCAAGGAGGGCGAGTCCATCGCGGCGGTGATCCTCGAACCGGTTCCCGCCAACAACGGCCTGCTCGTCCCCGCACCGGGCTACCTCGAGGGCCTGCGAGAGCTGACTTCCCGCCACGGCGCGCTGTTGATCTTCGACGAGGTGATCACGGGCTTCCGCGTCGCTCCCGGTGGCGTGGCCCAGCGCAGCGGCGTGACCCCCGACCTGGTGACCTTCGGCAAGGTGATCGGCGGCGGTCTGCCCGTGGGCGCTTTTGGTGCGCGACGGGGCCTGATGCAACACCTGGCCCCCGACGGCCCGGTCTACCAGGCCGGCACCCTCTCGGGCAACCCCCTGGCCATGGCCGCGGGACTCGCCGCCCTGGACGTGATGGCCGCAAACAACGGCTGGCGGCAACTCGAGGAGATCGGGCGCCAGCTCGACGAGCACCTGGCCCCTGTCCTCGCCAGGGCGCCCTTCCCCATCACCCTCGTTCGCCTGGGCTCGATCTTCTGGCTCGCCCTGGGCGCCGAGAGCGCACCACGCAGCGCCGAACAGATTCCGGAGAAGGGAGCCGAACTCTTCAAACCACTGTTCGCCGGCCTGCTCGAGCGAGGGATCATGATCGCCCCTTCCGCCTACGAGGTGGGATTCCTCTCCCTGGCCCACCGGGAGGAGCACGTCGAGCGTCTGGCCGGAGCCCTGGCGGAGATCTTCGCTGCCTGGCCCGGGGAGTAG